In the Deferribacter desulfuricans SSM1 genome, TTATTTAGCGGAGCTAATAAATATTTTTTTAGTGTGTTAGAGATAAGAATAATTATAACAATCAAGGCTAAGATTATAGCAATAGCAAATTTTAAGTTGTTGTAAATATAGGGTGTAAAATAAGATTTATTTTTCTTTAAAACTATGAATACGTTAAAATCAGGTAAGTATTGTGTATAAAAATAGAAATTTTTATGTGAAACTATTTTATCAACATTAGATTTATTAAATGGGATAATTTCTGGAGTATAAAATGTTAAAAGTATATTGTTTTTGGAATACAGATAAATATCTGACTCTATCTCCTTTTCCAAATCAAATAATAGTTGATTGATGTTGAATATTGAAATGATCTTTGAATCATCCAATTTTGTCACAAGAATATAGGAAAGAATACCTTTCTCCAATGAGATTTCATTTTTGTTAAATTTTAAAATTTCTTCTGGGCTTAGTATCCTTACTTTGCTAAAATTAAAAATTACCTCGTCTTTTTTTATTATAAAGAAATGTCTGAGTTTCTTTAGTTTATAAAGTTGATATTTAAAAAGATTTATATCTAAACTGTTTGGTTCTTTTAGGTAAATTTCTGCGATATTTTCTAAATTTTTATGCTCACTTACAAATTTTGTTTTTGTTATTGTTTCTATTTTACTAATACTGTCTGCGAAATAATCTTTGATGAACTTATTGTAGTCACTTTTTAGGATAAAAAGTATATAAGCTATAAAAAATATTATAAAGATTAAAGCAATTAGTGAAAATCTTTTAAAAAGAAATGTTGAAAAGTGCTCACTTTTTTTCATTTACAACCTTTTCCGATAGTAAATTACAAAGTGGATTTATCGTTAAGTTATATTTTTTTATTCTGTAGTTGTTTATGTAAAGTGATATTTTTTGGGGTTGTTGATAGGGGATAAGATTTATATCTACACCATTTAATATTGCACATACAATTAATGCAGTTTGTTCACCTATGTTGTAAAAATCAGGTGAATAGCTAAGTGTGGCACCTTTGTATACAAAAGAATTGTCCATTGGGATAACAGGTATGTTATGCTTATCTGCAACGGCCAAGATATTTTTAAAATTCTTAGCTAATTCAGGTATAGGTGCTAAAATTATCAATGAGTTATTTCTAAAATCATTTTTTTCCAATAACTCATTATAACCTAGAATAGTTGAGGGAGTTTTTATATCTAAGTAATTCACTTTATTGAAATATTTAATATGTGATTTAAAAATGGGGTTATCGTAAGTTATGTAATAGGTATGTTTGATTTTTGGAAAGCAGTATAAAGCCATTTCAACCCTTTTTGGAGTCAACTCGAACGCTTCGTGGGAAACACCTGTGATGTTTCTTCCTAAAACACCTAATTCTTTAGGGTCTGCTACTTCATTGAAAACTATTTTGAAATTGTAATTGTTATTATATTTTTTTACTTCTTTAAGAACAGGTGTAGTTGTTGTAAAAACAATATCAACATTATTTTTTTTGAATGATTCTAATATACCTTTTATTAATGACAAGTTACCGTTTATATTTTCGATGAAAAATTTTGGATTGTAACCCAATTCAGTCAATCCATCTTTTAATCCTAAATAAGCAGTTTCAAACTGTTTTGAAAAAAGTATGACACCTATACGGGTATTGTTTTCTTTGGCTAATGTTGATGAGCATACTATAAAAAGAATAATTATCATTTTTATAAATTGCATAATGTTTTTTATATTAACACTACAAAATTTGCAATAAATAAAATAAAAGCTGTTGCATAGGAAACTAATATGTTGATAAAAATCAAATCATTAGATTACTTTGGCGACTTGACCCCAAAATGCTTTCATTGCGAGCGTCAGCGACTCAATCTCAGTGAACTTGAGCATTTATTGCAGTGCAACACCCTAGCTTTATATTAGATTATTTCATCGATTGCATGTCTTGCAAGGGTTATTTTTGTGATGTTATTAGTTCATTATTAAATTTTATTCTTTAAGTTGATTTAAAAATCATTTATTGTTATACAACTGTTATGAATACTGATAAAATTAATGAACTAAAAAATTTGATAAATTTATCTAACAAAATAGTGTTTTTTACTGGAGCTGGGATTAGTACTGAGAGCGGTATCCCTGATTTTAGGTCTCCAGAATCTGGGTTATGGAATAAATATTCAGATTTGGATTTTATTTCGATTGATGGTTTCAAGAGAAATCCTGATAAATTTTATAATTTTGCTATAAATACCTTTGATATTATATTTAAGGCTGAGCCTAATATCGCTCACTATTATATTGCAGAACTTGAAAAAAAAGGGAAAGTGTCAGCAGTTATTACTCAAAATATTGACGGTTTACATCAGAAAGCAGGCTCTCAGAATGTGTTACAATTGCATGGTGATTTGACACATTCTATATGTTTAAAATGCAATGAAAAGTTTTCGACAAGAAGAATGTTTAAAATTGCAAAGGATACAGGTAAAGCGCCAAGTTGTCCTCAATGTGGTGGAATAATTAAGCCGGATGTTGTATTTTTTGGGGAATCTTTACCCGCAGATACTTTGGAAAAATCTGTAGAATATTCAAAAAATTGTGATTTATTTATCGTTATGGGTTCTTCCCTTGTAGTAATGCCTGCAGCGTTACTCCCTGGGTATGCTAAAGGGGCTGGAGCAAAAGTTGTAATATTGAACAAAACTCCAACCCCATATGATTCTTTAGCAGATATAGTTATTTATGATAAATTGAGTAAGATAGTGGATGAAATAAGAGATGAGCAGCTGTAACTCAATTAAGAAAGAGCGATTTGCTCAGATTGTTTCGCTAAAGTTTAAAGTGTCAAATAATAGAATAAGCTTGCTGACAATATTCATAATGAGGTGGTAGATGGATAGATTATGGGCTCCTTGGAGGATGACTTATATTTCAGGTGATCATATTGATGAGGGGTGTATCTTTTGCAACAAACCAAAAGAAACAAAAGATAAAGAGAACCTTATTTTGTTTAGAGGCGAATACTCTTTTATAATGATGAACCTGTTCCCTTATAATAATGGTCATCTTATGGTTGCTCCATACAAGCATACAGGGAATTTAGAGGATTTAAATGATAATGAGTTGTTGGAAATGATGAAATTGGTGCAAAAAAGTATAAAGGCTATGAAAAGGTGTATGAGGCCAGATGGTTTTAACACTGGATTTAATATTGGTAGAGCTGCAGGTGCTGGTATTGCTGATCATGTTCATTTTCACGTTGTTCCAAGATGGGTCGGGGATACAAATTTTATGCCCACATTGGCTGGCACAAAGGTTATTTCAGAGCATATTTTAAAAACTTATGATAAAATATATAAAGAATTACATTTGGAGGATTTATGAAAATTGTTGGGACAATCATTAAAACATTAATTATAGCAGTAATTGCTTTGTTTGCAGCTTTTAATATGCAGCTTGTGGACATAAAATATTTCTTTAATCAGCCGCCTATACAGGTTCCCCTCTTCGTTGTTATCTTAGCATCTTTTATTTTAGGGATTTTGATTACAGCTTTTATCGCTTTTGTTGAAAAGATGAAAACTGGCAGGGAAATTAATAGACTAAAAAAAGAGAAAAAAGAGTTAGAAAACGAGATTGCGAGGTTGAAAAACTTACCTTTAACTAAGGAGTTAGATAAAAAGAATAATGAAGATACTAAGTAAGATATTTTCAAAGTTGAGGACAAATGTGGATGATAAAAGTAAAAAATATTTTTTAAAAGGATTTGGCCACTTAATTAATCAAGATTATGACAAAGCTCTTGAAGATCTCAAAGAAGTAGTGATGCAAAATACCCACATGGTAGAAATGTATGTAGCTTTGGGAACTTTGTACAGAAATAAAGGGGAATATTTAAAAGCAATTCATATTCATGAAAGTGCTGTAGGTGAAAAAAATATTAAAGATGATTTGAAAAAACAAATTTTACATGAGCTGGTTCTAGATTACAAACTTTCTGGACAGTATGATAAGGCACTTTTCAATCTAAACAATCTCCTTAAAATGGATAAATCACCTGTATTGTTCAAACTTCTTGCTTCATTATATTTTGATAAAGGTGATTATGAGTCTGCTATAAAGAGTTATTTAAAATATTCAAAAATATCTAAAAAAGATGTGTCAAAAGAGGTTGCTAACTGTTATTATAAACTATCAGAAAATCAGAGCGACATTAAGAAAAGGATAAAATTATTAAAAAAGAGTTTAGGTTATTTTGCGGCTTTCAGATTGGCAAATTATAAATTACTTGAAGAATATACAACTTTGAAAAACAAAAAGCTAATTTATGAGCAAATAAAAAATATTATAAATTATGACATATTTTACTCTATGGAAGACCTTAATAAAGTTTCTAATATATATTTTGATGATGAAAAACTAGATGTTTTTGTGAAAGAGTGTATTAAAAAAGTTTCTCAAAAAAATGAAAATCCGTTGTATTATTTATTCTTAGCAAATTATTTTAGTAAAAAAGGTGAATTAGATAAGGCCAAAAGTTTGCTTGCAGATTATATTTCAGATGGTAAGAGGTACAATATTGTTTTAGAAAAATATTTAGAGCTTATAAATGAACCTGTTTTAAAAAGTGTGGTTAGTGACAGAAAGTATATATGTAAAAAATGTGAAGAGACTTATTTAGAGTATTATGATATTTGTCCAAAATGTGGTGCTATCCAGGCTATTTACTTTAATTAATCATATTGTAAGTTTTAACGAGAGAGATAGAAGTTGTTTTTTGTATAGTTGAGATCATGGCTTGAAAAAATACTTGATTTTAACTTTTTTTAAAACTATAGATACAGTTTACTGTAAAAAAATGGTACAATTTCTGTACCAAAAAATCCTATAAAGAAAAGGGGAGAGTATGAAAGTAGAAGTAAAAAATGCAGAGAAATCACAAAAAGAGTTATCTATTGAAATACCTGTGGAGAAGTATAACGAGGCTTTTGAGGCAGAATATAAAAAGATTGCTCCAACAGTAAACATCCCAGGGTTTAGAAAAGGGAAAGCTCCAAAGAGTATAGTTTTAAAGCAGTTTAAGCATAGAATCAGTGTGAATGCACTTGAAAAAGTTATAAATGATTCAATAATTCAAGCTTTGACAGAGCATAAGATAAATCCACTGAGTTCCCCTAATGTTAAAGATGTGAATTTTGAAGAGGGGGAGCCTATCACTTTTAAAGTTTATGTGGATGTTTTTCCTGAATATGATGTTGAAAAGATTGATGGGTTTGAGTTTGTAAAAGAGATAGATGAAGTTACTGAAGATGATGTAAACGAGGTTTTGGAAAAATTAAAAACTCAAAATATTTCTTATGAGCCTAAAGAGGACGCAACTGTAGAAAATGGGGACATGGTTGTGATTGATTTTGAAGGTTATGTTGATGGCGAACCTTTTGAAGGTGGCAGTGCTAAGGATTATTCCTTTGTTGTGGGCTCAAATACTCTTTTAAAAGATTTTGAGAATGGTTTAATTGGACACAAAAGTGGTGAAGAGTTTGAGATAGAGGTTAAATTTCCAGAAGACTATTATGAAAAAAATCTCGCTGGAAAAACTGCTACTTTTAAAATTAATTTAAAAGAGGTTAAGAAAAGGGTTGAGCCAAAATTAGATGATGAGTTTGCCAAAGATGTTGATGAAGAATGTGAAACATTAGAAGATCTCAAAAATAAAATCAGAAAAGAGTTAGAAGAAGAGGTTCAGCAGATTGCAAAAGAAAATCTGTATGAGCAAATAATTGAAAAACTTATAGAGGCTAACTCTTTTGATATCCCAGATACTTTAATAAGAGAGCAGGCGGAAAGACTTGCTACACAAACCATGCAGCAATACCAGTATATGTATGGAGTAAGTGCAGAGCAACTTGGATTTGATAAAGAGAAACTTGTTGAGCATTATTGGAATTTAGCCGAAAAACAGGTTAAAAGTGGATTGATTTTAAATAAAATCGCTGAAAAAGAGAATATTGATGTGACTCAAGAAGAGATTGATAAGAAAATAGAAGAGCTTGCAAATAAGTTGAAAAGGAATGTTGATGATTACAAAAAGGAATTAGAATCTTATGGCGGCATCAATAATATTAAAAATAATTTGCTAACAGATAAAATATTCAATTTTATAATCAGTAAGAATAAAGTTGAAGAGAAAGTTGTTACAAAAGAGGAGAGAGCTAGAAGGAAAAAAGAAGAAGAGGAAAAAGCTAAAAAAGCTGCGGAAGAAGCTATGAAGAAGAGTGAAAATAAAGAGAAAGATAAAGAAGAGAAAGATGGAGAGTAGTATTATGAGTTTTTATGTGCCTTATGTGGTAGAGCAAACTGGTAGAGGTGAAAGAGTTTATGATATTTATTCAAGACTTTTAAAAGATAGAATTATATTCTTAGGTACAGCTATAGATGATAATGTTGCAAATGTTGTGATTGCTCAAATGTTATTTTTAGAAGCTGAGGACCCTGATAAAGATATTTATCTTTATATTAACAGTCCAGGTGGTGTAATAACAAGTGGTTTGGCAATTTATGATACTATGAACTATATTAAACCAGATGTATCTACAATATGT is a window encoding:
- a CDS encoding ABC transporter substrate binding protein codes for the protein MQFIKMIIILFIVCSSTLAKENNTRIGVILFSKQFETAYLGLKDGLTELGYNPKFFIENINGNLSLIKGILESFKKNNVDIVFTTTTPVLKEVKKYNNNYNFKIVFNEVADPKELGVLGRNITGVSHEAFELTPKRVEMALYCFPKIKHTYYITYDNPIFKSHIKYFNKVNYLDIKTPSTILGYNELLEKNDFRNNSLIILAPIPELAKNFKNILAVADKHNIPVIPMDNSFVYKGATLSYSPDFYNIGEQTALIVCAILNGVDINLIPYQQPQKISLYINNYRIKKYNLTINPLCNLLSEKVVNEKK
- the tig gene encoding trigger factor — protein: MKVEVKNAEKSQKELSIEIPVEKYNEAFEAEYKKIAPTVNIPGFRKGKAPKSIVLKQFKHRISVNALEKVINDSIIQALTEHKINPLSSPNVKDVNFEEGEPITFKVYVDVFPEYDVEKIDGFEFVKEIDEVTEDDVNEVLEKLKTQNISYEPKEDATVENGDMVVIDFEGYVDGEPFEGGSAKDYSFVVGSNTLLKDFENGLIGHKSGEEFEIEVKFPEDYYEKNLAGKTATFKINLKEVKKRVEPKLDDEFAKDVDEECETLEDLKNKIRKELEEEVQQIAKENLYEQIIEKLIEANSFDIPDTLIREQAERLATQTMQQYQYMYGVSAEQLGFDKEKLVEHYWNLAEKQVKSGLILNKIAEKENIDVTQEEIDKKIEELANKLKRNVDDYKKELESYGGINNIKNNLLTDKIFNFIISKNKVEEKVVTKEERARRKKEEEEKAKKAAEEAMKKSENKEKDKEEKDGE
- a CDS encoding HIT family protein, with amino-acid sequence MDRLWAPWRMTYISGDHIDEGCIFCNKPKETKDKENLILFRGEYSFIMMNLFPYNNGHLMVAPYKHTGNLEDLNDNELLEMMKLVQKSIKAMKRCMRPDGFNTGFNIGRAAGAGIADHVHFHVVPRWVGDTNFMPTLAGTKVISEHILKTYDKIYKELHLEDL
- a CDS encoding NAD-dependent protein deacylase, with amino-acid sequence MNTDKINELKNLINLSNKIVFFTGAGISTESGIPDFRSPESGLWNKYSDLDFISIDGFKRNPDKFYNFAINTFDIIFKAEPNIAHYYIAELEKKGKVSAVITQNIDGLHQKAGSQNVLQLHGDLTHSICLKCNEKFSTRRMFKIAKDTGKAPSCPQCGGIIKPDVVFFGESLPADTLEKSVEYSKNCDLFIVMGSSLVVMPAALLPGYAKGAGAKVVILNKTPTPYDSLADIVIYDKLSKIVDEIRDEQL
- a CDS encoding tetratricopeptide repeat protein, with amino-acid sequence MKILSKIFSKLRTNVDDKSKKYFLKGFGHLINQDYDKALEDLKEVVMQNTHMVEMYVALGTLYRNKGEYLKAIHIHESAVGEKNIKDDLKKQILHELVLDYKLSGQYDKALFNLNNLLKMDKSPVLFKLLASLYFDKGDYESAIKSYLKYSKISKKDVSKEVANCYYKLSENQSDIKKRIKLLKKSLGYFAAFRLANYKLLEEYTTLKNKKLIYEQIKNIINYDIFYSMEDLNKVSNIYFDDEKLDVFVKECIKKVSQKNENPLYYLFLANYFSKKGELDKAKSLLADYISDGKRYNIVLEKYLELINEPVLKSVVSDRKYICKKCEETYLEYYDICPKCGAIQAIYFN
- a CDS encoding LapA family protein; protein product: MKIVGTIIKTLIIAVIALFAAFNMQLVDIKYFFNQPPIQVPLFVVILASFILGILITAFIAFVEKMKTGREINRLKKEKKELENEIARLKNLPLTKELDKKNNEDTK